Proteins from one Scyliorhinus canicula chromosome 6, sScyCan1.1, whole genome shotgun sequence genomic window:
- the LOC119967960 gene encoding probable G-protein coupled receptor 139, whose translation MGQLTILLIKEIYYPILAVVGVPANLMTIVTLSRGNCGLSKCISIYMVAMATGDLLVIIINIMVYRIFSYHFPHSFLSHTPVCKFILYLTAVSLDLAVWFTVTFTFDRFIIICCQIFKRKYCTERTAALVITMVSILIFIKNIPIFSAYEPQQVINKLWWGCRASLAFFSSPFGAMYIWFYSTWRVWLPFTLILLFNSLTIRRVLMASRARRRLRGHSSENQSDSEMENRRNSIILLFTISGSFILFWLTDSVSLVMTRLTNTNKYHGDHTAPAYIATETGAMIKLLNSCINTFIYAATQRIFREELKKVLKYPWILIEGLFKN comes from the coding sequence CAAACTTAATGACGATTGTGACACTCTCCCGAGGAAACTGCGGCCTTTCCAAATGTATCTCCATCTacatggtggccatggcaacaggAGATCTCCTAGTTATTATCATCAATATCATGGTGTATCGTATTTTCAGTTATCATTTTCCACATTCATTCCTGTCTCACACTCCCGTGTGTAAGTTCATTCTATACCTGACTGCAGTCAGCCTCGATTTGGCTGTTTGGTTCACTGTTACCTTCACATTTGACCGTTTTATAATTATCTGCTGCCagatatttaaaagaaaatactGCACCGAGAGGACTGCGGCTCTGGTTATAACAATGGTCTCGATCCTGATCTTTATAAAGAACATCCCCATATTTTCTGCCTATGAACCTCAACAGGTGATTAACAAATTGTGGTGGGGCTGCCGAGCAAGTCTGGCATTTTTTTCCTCACCTTTTGGTGCGATGTACATCTGGTTTTACAGCACCTGGCGTGTCTGGCTCCCATTTACTTTAATTCTCCTGTTTAATTCTTTGACAATCAGACGTGTTTTAATGGCCAGCAGAGCCCGTAGGAGACTCCGGGGTCACAGCAGTGAGAATCAGAGTGATTCAGAGATGGAGAACCGAAGGAATTCCATCATTTTACTCTTCACCATCTCGGGCAGTTTTATACTGTTCTGGCTGACAGACAGTGTGAGTTTGGTAATGACAAGACTGACAAACACAAATAAATATCACGGCGACCACACAGCTCCTGCGTATATCGCCACTGAAACTGGAGCTATGATAAAACTTTTGAATTCCTGcataaacacatttatttatgcagCCACCCAGAGGATATTCAGGGAAGAGTTGAAGAAGGTGTTGAAATATCCCTGGATACTGATTGAAGGGTTGTTTAAAAATTAA